From the genome of Maribacter algicola, one region includes:
- a CDS encoding glycosyltransferase family 32 protein translates to MFFIGDYIRDKIIKYEKIMIPKIIHYCWLSGEEFPKDIKRNIDSWKKMLPDYKFMLWDTKRFNLEDWPFAKEAFERKKYAFASDIVRLFAVKKYGGIYLDTDVEVLKSFDDLLSLPYFVGLEHANIIEAAVFGAEKESEWLDLCLQYYDNRLFVKGDGSYDTTILPTILKTQLLTHKELIPLHYEELNLINKDLFSNKDKFYLFPFDYFSPKDVQTGKIHTTKNTYTIHHFNSSWLPYFSKLRRKIRLLIGTDTTKKLVSIPWVNSILQYFKRIEHKKDMSKN, encoded by the coding sequence TTGTTTTTCATCGGTGATTACATCCGGGATAAAATAATTAAATATGAAAAGATTATGATTCCAAAGATTATCCATTATTGTTGGTTAAGTGGAGAGGAGTTCCCTAAGGATATAAAAAGAAATATAGATTCATGGAAAAAAATGCTTCCTGATTACAAGTTTATGCTCTGGGATACAAAGAGGTTTAATTTAGAAGATTGGCCCTTTGCAAAAGAGGCTTTTGAAAGAAAAAAGTATGCCTTTGCCTCAGACATCGTCAGGCTTTTTGCTGTAAAAAAGTATGGGGGTATATATTTGGATACGGATGTGGAGGTATTAAAGTCCTTTGATGATTTATTATCCTTACCTTACTTTGTAGGTCTTGAACACGCCAATATTATCGAAGCAGCCGTCTTTGGGGCAGAGAAGGAATCTGAATGGCTTGATCTCTGCTTGCAATACTACGATAATAGACTCTTTGTTAAGGGTGATGGAAGTTATGATACGACCATTTTACCAACCATCCTAAAAACACAATTACTAACCCATAAAGAACTTATCCCCTTACACTATGAGGAGTTAAATTTGATTAATAAGGATTTGTTTTCAAATAAAGATAAATTTTATCTTTTCCCTTTTGATTATTTTAGCCCAAAGGATGTGCAGACAGGAAAAATTCATACTACTAAGAACACATACACAATACATCATTTCAACAGCTCTTGGCTCCCTTATTTTTCAAAGTTAAGAAGGAAAATTAGATTGCTTATTGGAACGGACACTACAAAAAAATTGGTTTCAATTCCATGGGTAAATAGTATTCTTCAGTATTTCAAGCGGATTGAACACAAAAAGGATATGAGCAAAAACTAA
- a CDS encoding PKD domain-containing protein — protein sequence MKKNYTLNSKTIRKYIYFIAFTGLAAGIAGFGPMFMGPGMTNPEPFSLGGNTAFPPGGVGTPAFESAFPNITFDSPIAFLPVPNDNSRIVVAQLNGEIYAIGSDNATNQKQLIVNWAPEVGDRNEGAVWDGGFLGLAIHPQFGVDPTKNLMFAYYSTNAANNGLGTGQGFSCNKEDFSGNYLILERFRVNPATMAFVAGSREMMIRRELYNTTHRGGGMTFGMDGYLYLTTGDQATYASAQDIANNLDGGVLRLDVDMIGGATSHAPKRFLQDPGVGNTNPGTPGFLPSAGLEMSGAFYFIPNDNPYNVPLGNTTSPVFEEYYTIGHRSPHRLTMDSATGDLYIGEVGESTHEEINVLRNTPSTAGKNYGWPLWEGNANFNPNCTPALTQLYNNNPHEGPLTDFVRSEAGSIIGGYVYRGSIAQFQGRYIAADYQTNQMFAINTQSGAKENLGVGPGQVISFGQDRNGELYMLTLGAGGDSGIFRLTESINTNGAPQLLSETGVFNTGVNNDFSDIGELTVTQGFIPYEMIDPFWSDGAYKRRWMAIPNDGSHNSAAEQIQWSENGDWQFPIGSVLVKHFNYPIDDTDPNVTRKIETRFSIKGTNGQFYFLTYKWNATETDATLVDMTVGDNATISVATSGGGTRNVNWLYPNNAQCIECHSPALGGSLGPRTRFLNKDFDYAEKSGTVGNQLVTLSALGILNQTITDLDTPGYLTHKAMDDLNASLDERARSYLDNNCAYCHQPATGNASPIDLRLSNSLAQTRVLTTIGNNIPGEPTINYIVVPGDAANSQLYHRANSLTPGVKMPPVAKGIIDTEGVALLEAWINQLQPPANPPTPGNYRIVNRATGETLQVPDGTQPNGANIAGAGYEGLPKQHFALEEPIAGDFQLRVLHSNKYADVQGGSTAMNANVWQFQGNLTPSQTWEIIDAGDGTFNIISKLSGYFLGQDATGNVRVLENDLSDFVRWEFRPTSPPLTIGLEVTPSLVITGEDGTNDELSIRLKSAPDTDVVVSLEGTGALDEFSLSTNQLTFTNGNWNEPQLITVFGQNDGAADGVQYYGIEVDIVNAQSDPDYAGFSETIGGYNEDDDGGAAGPPAPSIYRIINEDTGLSMEVLNAGIPDGTNVLEGPYEGNAHEQFELIFMGGGLYSFVVQHTGKAIDVQGSNPAAGTNIWQYTFSNSTTNLAQVWTLEDAGNGTYYIISERGGHYLTVEPNGNIQVNINDGSDRFKWRFEDTQNLNNAGLTMSDETLYTDEDGDEDTFTVVLDEMPTAQVNIGLFIIQGDDEITLSTNQLSFDSSNWNIPQTITVTGVDDTVADGVQEFTIEALVVAPINDPSYDEGVGDLLSGLNYDNDGGDNGAPRPGIYQIQNVGNTNNLTPENGGLVWRTNMLTQLYDASSFQHFELVDDGNGLYKLKLVDADMYVDIELGNTAAGANVWTYTSNIFNAQKWSIVEAGNETYHIISALTANRYLTVDGTGNVVVNQDNGDDAFRWRFLPTGFPPEAIASANVTSGNVDLEVQFTGSASTDDKNDIVSYLWDFGNGDTSNAADPVYTYTQGGTFTSTLTVTDGDGYTDISDSIEVVVNGRPVAVATADILTGIAPLEVNFTGNQSTDDQGITSYSWVFGDSGTSTESNPTRVFEIPGTYIVELTVQDEGGLEDTASVTITVNDNMPPVAVASANVTEGDAPLEVQFTGSQSTDDIAVVTYTWDFGDGSSSTEADPVHTFNIAGTYSVILAVTDGSGQEDTETIEITVNPAPGAPVANATSDITEGNAPLEVSFNSDQSTDDGTIESFEWDFGDGGTSTEANPVYTFNTAGTFTVTLTVTDDQGLMDNDTLEIVVTSLNAPPTAVANSNVTTGPAPLQVNFTGDQSIDDDAVVSYRWDLGDGTILNEANVTHIYNTPGVYLAVLRVTDAEGLEDTDSITITVAETGQAPIAIATSDVSEGVAPLEVTFTGDQSTVSSGDIQYAWDFGDGNTSAEANPVHTFTEVGEYSVVLTIMDGEGTTDTETLTIVVNEDNETLEEPSFEFVLAPNPSSEFVEVIMSDNFDMDEIIGVMLHDMSGRLIRQYTLNEVLAGNVIRIPVSVYRNEVYVVTVMFNNNEPVSRRLVIRN from the coding sequence ATGAAAAAAAATTACACTTTGAATTCCAAAACAATAAGAAAATACATCTATTTCATTGCTTTCACGGGTTTGGCGGCAGGAATAGCTGGTTTCGGTCCCATGTTTATGGGGCCAGGTATGACCAATCCGGAACCTTTTAGCTTAGGCGGAAACACGGCCTTTCCACCTGGAGGCGTTGGAACACCTGCCTTTGAATCGGCATTTCCCAATATAACGTTTGATTCGCCCATTGCCTTTCTACCTGTTCCCAATGACAATTCAAGGATTGTAGTGGCTCAACTGAACGGCGAAATTTATGCAATTGGATCGGATAATGCCACCAATCAAAAACAATTAATTGTGAACTGGGCACCCGAGGTTGGTGATCGGAACGAAGGAGCTGTTTGGGATGGTGGATTTTTAGGTCTGGCCATCCATCCGCAGTTTGGTGTGGACCCTACAAAAAATTTAATGTTTGCTTATTACTCAACAAATGCAGCAAACAATGGCTTGGGAACTGGACAAGGTTTTAGTTGCAATAAGGAAGATTTCAGTGGCAATTATTTGATATTGGAACGATTTAGGGTAAATCCTGCAACCATGGCCTTTGTAGCTGGGAGTAGAGAGATGATGATTCGTAGGGAATTGTATAACACCACTCATAGAGGGGGAGGTATGACCTTTGGTATGGACGGATACTTGTATTTGACTACGGGAGATCAAGCTACCTATGCCAGCGCACAGGATATAGCCAACAATTTGGATGGTGGCGTTTTACGATTGGATGTGGATATGATCGGTGGAGCTACAAGTCATGCCCCCAAAAGATTTTTACAGGACCCTGGAGTAGGTAATACAAATCCCGGTACCCCGGGCTTTCTGCCAAGTGCAGGTTTGGAAATGTCCGGTGCCTTTTACTTCATCCCTAATGACAACCCGTATAATGTACCATTAGGAAATACTACTTCCCCTGTTTTTGAGGAATACTACACCATTGGCCATAGAAGCCCGCACCGCTTGACTATGGATTCTGCTACTGGTGACCTTTATATTGGTGAAGTAGGGGAATCTACCCATGAAGAAATTAATGTTTTAAGAAATACACCTTCTACCGCTGGAAAAAATTATGGTTGGCCCCTTTGGGAAGGTAATGCCAATTTCAATCCAAATTGTACACCTGCTTTAACACAGTTATATAATAACAATCCGCATGAAGGTCCGCTCACGGATTTTGTGAGATCGGAAGCTGGCTCGATTATTGGAGGATATGTATATCGCGGGTCCATTGCCCAATTTCAGGGTAGGTATATCGCCGCTGATTATCAGACTAATCAGATGTTTGCCATCAACACCCAGAGTGGTGCCAAGGAAAATTTAGGTGTGGGGCCTGGACAGGTTATTTCTTTTGGTCAGGACAGGAATGGAGAATTATATATGTTGACCTTAGGCGCTGGTGGAGATAGTGGTATCTTCCGGTTAACGGAGTCGATTAATACCAACGGAGCGCCGCAATTACTTTCAGAAACGGGGGTTTTTAATACAGGTGTTAATAATGATTTTTCTGATATTGGTGAATTGACGGTCACACAAGGGTTTATTCCTTATGAAATGATTGATCCCTTTTGGTCAGATGGCGCTTACAAACGTCGTTGGATGGCTATACCCAATGATGGTTCGCACAATAGTGCTGCAGAACAAATTCAATGGTCTGAAAATGGTGACTGGCAGTTTCCAATTGGTTCAGTTTTGGTAAAACATTTTAATTATCCAATCGATGACACCGATCCCAATGTTACACGAAAAATTGAGACCCGATTTTCTATTAAGGGAACCAACGGACAGTTTTATTTCCTTACCTATAAGTGGAACGCCACCGAGACGGATGCCACATTGGTGGATATGACGGTAGGTGATAATGCAACGATTTCGGTTGCCACCAGTGGTGGTGGAACCCGAAACGTTAATTGGTTATATCCAAATAACGCCCAATGTATAGAATGTCACAGTCCGGCACTTGGTGGCTCCTTAGGGCCAAGAACCCGTTTCTTGAACAAGGATTTTGACTATGCCGAAAAGAGTGGTACGGTAGGAAACCAATTGGTTACCTTAAGTGCTCTGGGAATATTGAATCAAACTATTACAGATTTGGATACGCCTGGTTATTTAACCCATAAGGCAATGGATGATCTAAACGCCTCGTTGGACGAAAGGGCGCGATCCTATTTGGACAATAACTGTGCGTATTGCCATCAGCCTGCTACGGGCAATGCATCACCCATTGATTTGCGTCTTTCAAATTCATTGGCACAAACAAGAGTTTTGACTACCATTGGGAATAATATTCCAGGGGAGCCGACCATTAATTATATAGTGGTCCCAGGGGATGCCGCCAATTCCCAATTGTACCATAGGGCAAATAGTTTGACCCCTGGCGTGAAAATGCCTCCCGTGGCCAAAGGTATTATTGATACGGAAGGTGTGGCCTTATTAGAGGCTTGGATTAATCAATTGCAGCCTCCTGCAAATCCTCCAACACCTGGAAATTATAGAATTGTGAATAGGGCGACTGGCGAAACCTTGCAAGTGCCTGATGGTACCCAGCCTAATGGAGCAAATATTGCCGGGGCTGGATATGAAGGCCTTCCCAAGCAGCATTTTGCCTTGGAGGAACCTATTGCAGGTGATTTCCAATTGCGAGTACTGCACAGTAATAAATATGCGGATGTACAAGGGGGTAGCACTGCAATGAACGCAAATGTATGGCAGTTTCAAGGGAATCTAACTCCCTCCCAGACCTGGGAAATTATTGATGCCGGTGATGGTACTTTCAATATTATTAGTAAACTTTCTGGATATTTCTTGGGTCAGGATGCCACCGGAAATGTTCGGGTCCTTGAAAATGATTTGAGTGATTTTGTGCGTTGGGAGTTTAGGCCTACCAGCCCTCCATTGACCATTGGTCTTGAAGTGACTCCAAGTTTGGTTATTACAGGGGAGGATGGTACGAATGATGAACTTTCCATACGATTAAAATCGGCACCGGATACGGATGTAGTTGTTTCCTTGGAAGGAACTGGTGCTTTGGATGAATTCTCCCTTTCTACAAATCAATTGACATTCACGAATGGAAACTGGAATGAACCACAATTGATAACGGTTTTTGGGCAAAATGACGGTGCAGCTGATGGGGTTCAATATTATGGTATTGAAGTTGACATAGTTAATGCACAGAGTGATCCTGATTATGCCGGTTTTTCGGAAACTATTGGTGGTTATAATGAAGATGATGATGGTGGTGCCGCAGGACCTCCTGCCCCAAGTATCTACAGAATCATTAATGAGGATACAGGGCTTTCCATGGAAGTCTTGAACGCGGGTATTCCAGATGGGACTAATGTTCTTGAAGGTCCTTATGAAGGTAATGCTCACGAACAGTTTGAGCTGATTTTCATGGGAGGTGGATTATATTCTTTTGTTGTCCAACACACTGGTAAGGCAATTGACGTACAAGGAAGTAACCCTGCGGCAGGAACAAATATATGGCAATATACGTTTAGCAACAGTACTACCAATTTGGCCCAGGTATGGACCTTGGAAGATGCTGGAAACGGTACGTATTATATAATTAGCGAACGTGGCGGGCATTATCTAACAGTAGAACCCAACGGAAATATTCAGGTAAATATAAATGACGGTAGCGATAGGTTCAAATGGAGATTTGAGGATACTCAAAACCTAAACAATGCAGGTCTAACCATGAGTGACGAAACCCTTTACACGGATGAGGATGGGGATGAGGATACCTTTACCGTTGTTTTGGACGAAATGCCTACGGCACAGGTGAATATTGGTCTTTTCATAATCCAGGGTGATGATGAAATTACACTTTCAACGAACCAATTGAGCTTTGATTCAAGTAATTGGAACATTCCACAAACAATAACTGTTACAGGAGTGGATGACACTGTCGCTGATGGGGTTCAGGAATTCACAATTGAAGCCTTGGTTGTTGCGCCTATAAACGATCCTAGCTATGATGAAGGTGTAGGGGATTTGTTATCTGGTTTAAATTATGATAATGATGGCGGTGACAATGGTGCTCCAAGACCTGGAATCTATCAGATACAGAATGTAGGTAATACAAATAACCTAACCCCCGAAAATGGTGGATTGGTATGGAGAACGAATATGCTTACACAATTGTACGATGCATCATCTTTCCAACATTTTGAATTGGTTGATGATGGAAACGGCCTGTACAAGTTAAAATTGGTGGATGCTGATATGTATGTCGATATTGAGTTGGGTAATACTGCGGCTGGAGCTAATGTGTGGACGTACACTTCCAATATTTTCAATGCTCAAAAATGGTCCATTGTGGAAGCTGGTAATGAAACATATCACATCATCAGTGCTTTGACCGCAAATCGTTATCTAACCGTAGATGGGACAGGAAATGTGGTCGTGAACCAAGATAATGGCGATGATGCATTTAGATGGCGTTTCTTGCCTACTGGTTTCCCACCGGAGGCAATTGCATCTGCCAATGTAACTTCAGGCAATGTAGATCTTGAGGTTCAATTTACAGGAAGTGCTTCAACGGATGATAAAAACGATATTGTATCCTATCTCTGGGATTTTGGGAATGGCGATACCTCAAATGCTGCCGATCCTGTGTACACCTACACCCAGGGAGGCACTTTTACGTCAACCTTAACGGTAACGGACGGTGATGGTTACACGGATATCAGCGATTCCATCGAAGTAGTCGTGAATGGTCGCCCTGTTGCAGTTGCTACTGCCGATATTTTGACTGGAATCGCGCCATTGGAGGTTAATTTCACAGGTAATCAGTCTACTGATGATCAAGGTATTACTTCCTATAGTTGGGTTTTTGGTGATAGCGGAACTTCCACAGAATCCAATCCAACAAGAGTGTTTGAGATTCCAGGGACCTATATCGTTGAACTTACCGTTCAGGATGAGGGTGGACTTGAGGATACCGCAAGCGTGACGATTACGGTAAATGACAACATGCCTCCAGTGGCCGTGGCCTCGGCGAATGTGACAGAGGGCGATGCACCCTTGGAAGTACAATTCACGGGAAGTCAATCCACGGATGACATCGCTGTTGTAACCTACACCTGGGATTTTGGTGATGGTTCAAGTTCTACGGAAGCTGACCCAGTGCATACCTTCAATATAGCGGGAACTTATTCAGTGATACTAGCAGTAACCGATGGTTCGGGACAGGAGGATACCGAGACGATAGAAATAACCGTAAATCCTGCACCTGGAGCACCGGTAGCAAATGCCACCTCGGATATTACTGAGGGGAATGCTCCTCTTGAGGTAAGTTTCAATAGTGACCAATCCACGGATGATGGGACCATAGAGTCCTTTGAATGGGACTTTGGGGATGGTGGAACATCTACGGAGGCGAACCCTGTATACACCTTTAATACGGCTGGAACGTTTACGGTAACGCTTACGGTTACGGATGATCAGGGTTTAATGGACAACGATACTTTAGAAATAGTGGTCACTTCATTGAATGCACCACCAACTGCAGTTGCCAACTCCAATGTAACAACCGGGCCAGCACCGTTGCAGGTAAACTTTACAGGAGATCAATCCATTGATGACGATGCTGTTGTCTCCTACAGATGGGATCTGGGTGACGGAACCATACTCAATGAGGCGAACGTTACGCATATTTATAACACACCCGGTGTGTATCTTGCAGTACTTCGGGTAACCGATGCTGAAGGCCTTGAGGATACTGATTCAATAACGATAACTGTGGCCGAAACCGGACAGGCACCTATTGCCATCGCTACATCTGATGTATCAGAGGGAGTGGCTCCTTTGGAGGTGACCTTTACAGGAGATCAATCAACAGTCTCATCGGGTGACATTCAATATGCCTGGGATTTTGGGGATGGAAATACTTCCGCCGAAGCAAATCCGGTACATACATTTACAGAAGTAGGTGAATATAGTGTCGTTTTGACGATTATGGATGGAGAAGGTACTACAGACACGGAAACCTTGACCATTGTTGTGAACGAGGATAATGAAACTTTGGAAGAACCTTCTTTTGAATTTGTGTTGGCGCCAAACCCATCCAGTGAATTTGTTGAGGTAATAATGAGCGACAATTTTGATATGGATGAAATTATTGGAGTGATGCTACATGATATGTCGGGTAGGTTAATTCGTCAATATACCCTCAATGAAGTATTGGCTGGGAATGTGATTCGGATTCCTGTATCCGTTTACAGAAATGAGGTTTATGTGGTTACCGTCATGTTCAATAATAACGAGCCTGTTTCTAGAAGGCTTGTAATTCGAAATTAA
- a CDS encoding FAD/NAD(P)-binding protein, with translation MSRKIAFVGAGIATSYTLIPFLEQWEENSLDHLELYIIDKSNDFFKGMPYGERSGKSVLLIQDLKNFISEPQRTHFKNWLNENIDGLAQEFVEHGGHYASDWVRKNNATYIKGDWDDLYIPRFFFGRYIEQEVLQRIEKLMSKNCLSVNYIKKEIVKITRQGENFRLFFDDGTHLDVDKTVLSIGSLPYKQLYEKPILNKENALYIKEPYGVGMEENMTQIVNFVKNRNKKNLPTKIAVLGANASGLEMIYKICDKLPLEEYQTSFKTLSSHGVMPDGTVDHEKAKSFEPKHLIALSHKKTLTAKEISEAAHKDIDAAESLEIGAATSVGIISKGFGALLPRLDEGELSNFACFYGNQIGRRQRCAGSHYLSVVDELSKRNRFSHIKGRFVQLQENENGLEVSYTSTDINSGKNTGKEDFNIVVNCLGSVNLMADDLSPFFKGLIADGLCTPNPSQIGFHIDKKMQASKNLFVAGPLLAGNQIEDKIFWHLEHCVRIIWSSNVLSKNLWASLTEKVAV, from the coding sequence ATGTCCAGAAAAATCGCATTCGTTGGTGCAGGCATAGCCACTAGCTATACCCTAATACCTTTTTTAGAGCAGTGGGAAGAAAATTCCCTAGATCACTTAGAGCTCTATATAATTGACAAGAGCAATGATTTTTTTAAGGGTATGCCCTATGGGGAACGTTCCGGGAAATCGGTACTCTTGATCCAAGACCTTAAAAACTTTATCTCAGAACCTCAAAGAACGCATTTCAAAAATTGGTTGAATGAAAATATAGATGGATTGGCACAAGAGTTCGTGGAACATGGCGGACACTATGCTTCAGATTGGGTGCGAAAAAACAATGCCACCTATATTAAAGGTGATTGGGACGATCTTTATATTCCCCGTTTTTTCTTCGGCAGGTATATCGAACAAGAGGTGCTGCAGAGGATAGAGAAACTAATGTCAAAAAATTGCCTTTCAGTAAATTATATAAAAAAGGAAATTGTTAAAATCACTAGGCAGGGAGAAAATTTTAGATTATTTTTTGATGATGGGACGCATTTAGATGTCGACAAAACAGTTCTCTCCATTGGTTCCTTGCCTTATAAGCAACTGTATGAAAAGCCCATTTTGAATAAAGAAAATGCCCTATATATAAAAGAACCTTATGGGGTTGGGATGGAAGAAAATATGACGCAAATTGTAAATTTCGTAAAAAATAGAAACAAAAAGAACCTCCCAACAAAAATAGCCGTTTTGGGCGCCAATGCCAGTGGATTGGAAATGATCTATAAAATCTGTGATAAATTACCCTTGGAAGAGTACCAAACAAGCTTTAAGACCTTGTCTTCCCATGGGGTTATGCCCGACGGAACGGTAGACCATGAAAAAGCAAAATCCTTTGAGCCAAAGCATTTGATCGCTTTGTCCCATAAAAAAACATTAACTGCCAAGGAAATCTCCGAGGCCGCACATAAGGATATTGATGCAGCAGAATCCCTTGAGATCGGAGCTGCCACTTCTGTGGGAATTATTTCAAAAGGTTTTGGTGCATTATTACCAAGACTAGATGAGGGAGAACTTTCAAATTTCGCTTGTTTTTACGGAAATCAAATAGGACGAAGACAACGTTGTGCCGGAAGCCACTACCTTTCAGTTGTTGATGAGCTTTCCAAAAGGAATCGATTTTCCCATATCAAGGGCAGATTCGTACAGCTTCAAGAAAATGAAAACGGATTGGAGGTTAGTTATACTAGTACCGATATTAATTCCGGGAAAAATACGGGCAAGGAAGATTTTAACATTGTGGTAAATTGTCTAGGAAGTGTCAACCTGATGGCAGATGACCTTTCACCCTTCTTTAAAGGCTTGATAGCAGATGGACTTTGTACCCCAAATCCTTCACAAATAGGATTCCATATTGACAAAAAAATGCAGGCGTCCAAAAACCTATTCGTAGCAGGACCCTTATTGGCTGGAAACCAAATTGAGGACAAAATATTTTGGCATTTGGAGCATTGTGTACGAATCATTTGGTCCAGCAATGTACTGTCCAAAAATCTTTGGGCCAGTTTGACCGAAAAGGTGGCCGTATAG